A single window of Cataglyphis hispanica isolate Lineage 1 chromosome 2, ULB_Chis1_1.0, whole genome shotgun sequence DNA harbors:
- the LOC126858942 gene encoding GTPase-activating protein and VPS9 domain-containing protein 1 isoform X2, giving the protein MSSINSIDSHETLQWDMMELARHLRQERLFVNSEQQNLQTLNERVLYISSQLAQQAWVTAQQRVNLNRLIVARPDCTPASCCLRANALENSHFIDAYKYLRYQACLSYGEFLGALRKSPKLLALCLVEGDKIIPESMPTIVQCLAAGLYGSCLLPEDKSLVLRLLRHLMLLQIIPSDNPRRLLRHGTCAFSRFYSIFHESLFSAKLFLTAALHNPIVQLLMEDEMFLDVDPDKAPIRFPPAERLKKFGKEGTPEYQAKLQRYRLWIVNSLYRITQRFIVNIRETMHCFPTSVCWLVRQMAGLFSKNGNVDPKEVHAMCTDLVFTYFICPAIVNPEPYGITDAPISYVARFNLIQVGQILQMLSLQKYQSIDNKVIDLYKKFEKDSVSSIIDSMLDGATEELEEEPTLIDNNKLQGLSRSAALFTESELNSLITFLNTIINDNNAEAISHNTFDKKQLAEMLSQLPSGLLHNNKLSNEYMETPNKRGVATGKGKGRGIRMTTFSPNVTTENVEETNGTSTPEEEILDKNSQDVLVIPFGPTIGESVGLLSEQKVLCMELQSGMENGPVTLNLPDDASTEHTRQESSNGERIETQEKRTRFSLSHDEVLFEGSIGNTSDNLEAVSEAASNHSVASSLELETEDQNDNLSDMVSANVSGRGTPNISGRDTPSSQITEGDDGRAVGEVRQLDLPPPNIPTKQSRSEIDDKFCKFEIKKLIEGDETVSMVSDTWSTDVLASDSEIVDQDRLGFLIPPEQVVPVLPPEPTPTMLDISETASEAWSTDVLASDSERLTEVDTDDTASVARSDDTARSEIESRADSEGNEETLQSATPCPETSGINFSSLSGIREYPDIGTSVVIQPSPTTSPLPSSSNVTGRGGTKSDYRRSTMEYVDKNANNINNTDYGKPLREDRLVHLIDKLHIDNGKQVERQTTAHNHIAAAAVAPALLLANHISAPVLPEKSQNGDVKTEELDSCMASVGDTVGRLSTASLTSSSSSGSESRIKSNISASDLPLPTPTINGNCDVIDGSSPNFSKPNASTGAIPKSISFDMTAERGDKELLDDDQKNKRGFFGKLKLSLRNRRGKAIRGTDERCYDREAAGDGVDICRHRIRRIMSEDVTSSNVTGDTIDDILAKYRRKPSATSDTASVESNQSRTKEVEDERLSIDPNNVELSYAFADAKRKLRMVLSTADLQHIPWNTSERHCWSQKENDLVAFLQLQLAEAINLQDRALIAHLHETLRCVRLFNDDGCRKLFKSLREDYQKRSPYIAYLIRCRQGLLSTLAHLDRLCVRVKCDRDAINNHLVSVCVRVFLEKREAFLLRFCDEFKKLTLADEKQDLVDNFLGKVHAEMDNDPIWQSASANQLELARVVVERTVMARVYHNALYPNGDGDVYRDQLLHDHIKKLAKVVSPNHKDLRIPKVYHYECPWPWAQAELAVISAYKTPRDKLQCVFRCATTIMNLLSMASERGIPAADDLIPVLVYVIIKTNPPSLLSTVQYVDSFYGNRLEGEEQYWWTQFCSAIEFIKTMD; this is encoded by the exons ATGTCATCGATTAACAGTATTGATTCCCATGAGACGCTACAGTGGGATATGATGGAATTAGCTCGTCATTTGCGTCAAGAAAGACTGTTTGTCAACTCAGAACAGCAAAATTTGCAAACTCTTAATGAACGG gttttatatatatcgtcgcAGTTAGCACAGCAAGCATGGGTAACTGCTCAACAGAGAGTTAATTTGAATCGTTTGATAGTTGCAAGGCCAGATTGCACTCCAGCATCATGTTGCCTAAGAGCGAATGCATTGGAAAATTCACATTTCATCGATGCGTATAAGTATCTGCGTTATCAAGCATGTTTATCTTATGGAGAATTTCTGGGTGCATTGCGAAAATCACCCAAGCTTCTCGCTTTATGTTTGGTCGAAGGAGACAAAATCATTCCAGAATCAATGCCGACAATTGTGCAGTGCTTAGCTGCTGGATTGTATGGCAGCTGCTTATTGCCAGAGGATAAAAGTTTGGTTCTTCGATTGCTCAGGCATCTTATGCTGCTGCAAATAATTCCGTCTGACAATCCACGAAGATTACTCAGGCATGGCACATGCGCATTTTCCAGATTTTATTCGATCTTTCACGAAAGCCTGTTTTCTGCAAAGCTCTTCTTAACAGCAGCTTTGCACAACCCTATTGTGCAATTACTCATGGAAGATGAAATGTTTCTGGATGTTGATCCAGACAAAGCGCCTATTAGATTTCCACCTGcagaaagattaaagaaattcGGGAAAGAAGGTACACCTGAATATCAAGCAAAGTTACAACGTTACAGATTGTGGATAGTCAATTCTTTATATCGTATTACACAGAGATTTATTGTCAATATTCGCGAAACAATGCACTGCTTTCCTACAAGTGTTTGCTGGCTTGTAAGACAAATGGCAGGACTTTTTAGTAAGAATGGAAATGTAGATCCAAAAGAAGTTCATGCTATGTGCACTGACcttgtatttacatattttatttgcccTGCTATAGTTAATCCCGAACCTTACGGTATCACTGATGCACCGATAAGTTATGTCGCGAGATTTAATCTCATACAAGTTggacaaattttacaaatgctTTCACTGCAGAAGTATCAAAGTATTGATAATAAGGTTATTgatctgtataaaaaattcgagaaaGATTCGGTGTCTTCCATAATAGACTCAATGTTGGACGGTGCGACAGAAGAATTGGAGGAGGAACCAACACTGATTGACAATAACAAACTTCAAGGCCTGTCACGATCCGCAGCATTATTTACGGAAAGTGAATTGAATTccttaattacatttttaaatacgattATCAATGATAACAATGCAGAAGCAATATCGCATAatacatttgataaaaaacaattagcaGAGATGCTGTCACAATTACCATCCggtttattgcataataataaattgagtaATGAATATATGGAAACGCCTAACAAACGAGGTGTTGCTACAGGAAaag gAAAGGGACGTGGTATAAGAATGACTACATTTTCACCGAATGTAACAACTGAAAATGTAGAGGAAACTAATGGCACTTCTACTCCTGAAGAGGAAATTTTGGATAAGAATTCCCAAGATGTACTAGTTATACCTTTTGGTCCAACAATTGGAGAATCTGTAGGACTACTCAGtgaacaaaaa gttTTATGCATGGAGCTCCAAAGTGGTATGGAGAATGGACCTGTGACCTTGAATCTCCCTGATGATGCATCTACTGAACATACTAGACAAGAGAGTAGTAATGGTGAACGCATCGAAACGCAAGAAAAGAGGACTCGATTTTCGCTATCACATGACGAAG tattgTTCGAAGGCTCGATTGGTAATACGTCCGATAACTTGGAAGCTGTATCAGAGGCTGCTTCCAATCACAGCGTCGCTTCTTCTCTAGAGTTAGAGACAGAAGATCAGAATGATAATCTCTCTGACATGGTGTCTGCTAATGTATCAGGGAGAGGAACTCCTAACATATCAG GTCGAGACACACCGTCGTCCCAAATTACTGAAGGAGATGATGGACGTGCTGTAGGTGAAGTGAGGCAATTGGATTTGCCGCCACCTAATATCCCAACTAAACAAAGTCGATCTGAAATTGAtgacaaattttgtaaatttgaaattaaaaagcttATTGAAG gaGATGAGACTGTTTCTATGGTATCCGATACTTGGTCTACAGATGTGTTGGCCTCAGATAGCGAAATAGTTGATCAAGATCGATTAGGTTTTCTTATCCCTCCTGAACAAGTGGTACCTGTTCTGCCTCCTGAGCCTACACCAACTATGTTAGACATTAGTGAAACCGCTTCTGAAGCCTGGAGCACAGACGTGTTGGCCAGTGATTCAGAAAGATTGACTGAAGTAGATACTGATGATACTGCTAGCGTTGCTag ATCTGACGATACAGCTAGATCCGAAATAGAAAGTCGCGCTGACTCTGAAGGAAACGAAGAAACGCTTCAATCCGCCACTCCGT gtCCAGAGACTTCaggcataaatttttcatcactTTCGGGAATTCGAGAATATCCTGACATAGGGACTTCAGTGGTAATTCAGCCATCACCGACAACGTCTCCGTTACCTTCATCATCTAACGTAACAGGTCGTGGTGGAACCAAGTCTGATTATCGACGTAGTACAATGgaatatgtagataaaaatgctaataatataaacaatacgGATTACGGTAAACCGTTACGGGAAGACAGGCTGGTCCATTTGATAGATAAACTTCACATTGATAATGGTAAGCAAGTCGAACGTCAGACAACCGCGCACAATCACATCGCTGCAGCCGCAGTCGCACCGGCATTGCTGTTAGCTAATCATATTTCTGCGCCTGTTTTGCCAGAAAAGTCCCAGAACGGCGACGTGAAAACAGAG GAGTTGGACAGCTGTATGGCGTCAGTCGGAGATACCGTAGGCCGATTGAGCACGGCTAGTTTAACATCTAGTAGCAGTTCCGGATCGGAATCGCGTATCAAGAGTAACATTTCAGCATCGGATTTACCGTTACCAACGCCAACAATTAATGGCAATTGTGACGTGATAGACGGCTCGAGTCCCAACTTTTCCAAACCAAATGCATCAACGGGAGCGATTCCAAAGAGCATAAGTTTTGACATGACTGCAGAGCGTGGGGACAAAGAACTGTTGGATGACGATCAGAAGAACAAGCGTGGCTTCTTTGGTAAATTGAAGTTGTCACTAAGAAATCGTAGGGGTAAAGCAATTCGCGGAACAGACGAAAGATGCTACGATCGAGAAGCTGCTGGTGATGGTGTCGATATATGCAGACATAGAATACGCAGGATTATGTCGGAGGATGTGACATCATCCAATGTCACGGGTg ataCTATCGATGACATATTAGCAAAGTACAGGAGAAAACCAAGTGCGACTAGTGACACGGCCTCGGTTGAGAGCAACCAATCTCGCACAAAAGAGGTAGAAGACGAAAGGCTTTCAATCGATCCAAATAATGTAGAATTGTCTTATGCTTTTGCGGAtgctaaaagaaaattacgtaTGGTACTTAGTACCGCTGACCTACAACACATTCCATGGAATACTTCTGag AGACACTGTTGGTCACAGAAAGAAAACGATTTGGTTGCGTTTTTGCAACTACAATTAGCAGAAGCTATAAATTTGCAGGATAGAGCATTAATAGCTCATCTTCATGAGACTTTACGTTGCGTGCGTCTGTTTAATGATGATGGATGTAGAAAACTCTTTAAATCGCTTCGAGAGGATTATCAAAAACGATCCCCTTATATCGCTTATTTAATTAGATGTCGTCAAGGATTGCTGTCGACGTTAGCTCACCTAGATAG ATTATGCGTGCGAGTTAAATGCGACCGGGATGCTATCAATAATCATCTTGTATCCGTTTGTGTGAGGGTATTTTTGGAGAAGAGAGAGGCTTTTCTTTTGCGTTTTTGCGACGAATTTAAAAAGCTTACTTTAGCTGACGAGAAACAAGATCTTGTAGATAATTTTCTAGGAAAAGTCCATGCCGAAATGGACAACGATCCAATCTGGCAAT CGGCGAGCGCTAATCAGTTGGAGCTGGCAAGAGTCGTGGTGGAAAGAACCGTCATGGCACGAGTGTATCATAATGCGCTTTATCCAAACGGAGACGGAGATGTATATAGGGATCAGCTTCTTCACgatcacattaaaaaattggcGAAGGTTGTAAGTCCAAATCACAAGGACCTACGCATTCCAAAGGTTTACCATTATGAATGCCCCTGGCCATGGGCGCAGGCTGAATTAGCTGTGATATCGGCGTATAAGACTCCTAGGGATAAGCTTCAGTGTGTATTTCGTTGCGCGACTACCATCATGAATCTTCTCTCTATGGCGTCAGAAAGAGGAATACCTGCTGCCGATGACTTGATTCCAGTTCTAGTTTATGTCATAATCAAg actAATCCTCCATCATTGCTGTCGACTGTCCAATACGTGGATAGCTTCTATGGGAACCGATTGGAGGGCGAAGAACAATATTGGTGGACGCAATTCTGCTCCGCAATCGAGTTTATTAAGACGATGGATTAA
- the LOC126858942 gene encoding GTPase-activating protein and VPS9 domain-containing protein 1 isoform X3, producing the protein MSSINSIDSHETLQWDMMELARHLRQERLFVNSEQQNLQTLNERVLYISSQLAQQAWVTAQQRVNLNRLIVARPDCTPASCCLRANALENSHFIDAYKYLRYQACLSYGEFLGALRKSPKLLALCLVEGDKIIPESMPTIVQCLAAGLYGSCLLPEDKSLVLRLLRHLMLLQIIPSDNPRRLLRHGTCAFSRFYSIFHESLFSAKLFLTAALHNPIVQLLMEDEMFLDVDPDKAPIRFPPAERLKKFGKEGTPEYQAKLQRYRLWIVNSLYRITQRFIVNIRETMHCFPTSVCWLVRQMAGLFSKNGNVDPKEVHAMCTDLVFTYFICPAIVNPEPYGITDAPISYVARFNLIQVGQILQMLSLQKYQSIDNKVIDLYKKFEKDSVSSIIDSMLDGATEELEEEPTLIDNNKLQGLSRSAALFTESELNSLITFLNTIINDNNAEAISHNTFDKKQLAEMLSQLPSGLLHNNKLSNEYMETPNKRGVATGKGKGRGIRMTTFSPNVTTENVEETNGTSTPEEEILDKNSQDVLVIPFGPTIGESVGLLSEQKVLCMELQSGMENGPVTLNLPDDASTEHTRQESSNGERIETQEKRTRFSLSHDEVLFEGSIGNTSDNLEAVSEAASNHSVASSLELETEDQNDNLSDMVSANVSGRGTPNISGRDTPSSQITEGDDGRAVGEVRQLDLPPPNIPTKQSRSEIDDKFCKFEIKKLIEGDETVSMVSDTWSTDVLASDSEIVDQDRLGFLIPPEQVVPVLPPEPTPTMLDISETASEAWSTDVLASDSERLTEVDTDDTASVARSDDTARSEIESRADSEGNEETLQSATPCPETSGINFSSLSGIREYPDIGTSVVIQPSPTTSPLPSSSNVTGRGGTKSDYRRSTMEYVDKNANNINNTDYGKPLREDRLVHLIDKLHIDNGKQVERQTTAHNHIAAAAVAPALLLANHISAPVLPEKSQNGDVKTEELDSCMASVGDTVGRLSTASLTSSSSSGSESRIKSNISASDLPLPTPTINGNCDVIDGSSPNFSKPNASTGAIPKSISFDMTAERGDKELLDDDQKNKRGFFGKLKLSLRNRRGKAIRGTDERCYDREAAGDGVDICRHRIRRIMSEDVTSSNVTDTIDDILAKYRRKPSATSDTASVESNQSRTKEVEDERLSIDPNNVELSYAFADAKRKLRMVLSTADLQHIPWNTSERHCWSQKENDLVAFLQLQLAEAINLQDRALIAHLHETLRCVRLFNDDGCRKLFKSLREDYQKRSPYIAYLIRCRQGLLSTLAHLDRLCVRVKCDRDAINNHLVSVCVRVFLEKREAFLLRFCDEFKKLTLADEKQDLVDNFLGKVHAEMDNDPIWQSASANQLELARVVVERTVMARVYHNALYPNGDGDVYRDQLLHDHIKKLAKVVSPNHKDLRIPKVYHYECPWPWAQAELAVISAYKTPRDKLQCVFRCATTIMNLLSMASERGIPAADDLIPVLVYVIIKTNPPSLLSTVQYVDSFYGNRLEGEEQYWWTQFCSAIEFIKTMD; encoded by the exons ATGTCATCGATTAACAGTATTGATTCCCATGAGACGCTACAGTGGGATATGATGGAATTAGCTCGTCATTTGCGTCAAGAAAGACTGTTTGTCAACTCAGAACAGCAAAATTTGCAAACTCTTAATGAACGG gttttatatatatcgtcgcAGTTAGCACAGCAAGCATGGGTAACTGCTCAACAGAGAGTTAATTTGAATCGTTTGATAGTTGCAAGGCCAGATTGCACTCCAGCATCATGTTGCCTAAGAGCGAATGCATTGGAAAATTCACATTTCATCGATGCGTATAAGTATCTGCGTTATCAAGCATGTTTATCTTATGGAGAATTTCTGGGTGCATTGCGAAAATCACCCAAGCTTCTCGCTTTATGTTTGGTCGAAGGAGACAAAATCATTCCAGAATCAATGCCGACAATTGTGCAGTGCTTAGCTGCTGGATTGTATGGCAGCTGCTTATTGCCAGAGGATAAAAGTTTGGTTCTTCGATTGCTCAGGCATCTTATGCTGCTGCAAATAATTCCGTCTGACAATCCACGAAGATTACTCAGGCATGGCACATGCGCATTTTCCAGATTTTATTCGATCTTTCACGAAAGCCTGTTTTCTGCAAAGCTCTTCTTAACAGCAGCTTTGCACAACCCTATTGTGCAATTACTCATGGAAGATGAAATGTTTCTGGATGTTGATCCAGACAAAGCGCCTATTAGATTTCCACCTGcagaaagattaaagaaattcGGGAAAGAAGGTACACCTGAATATCAAGCAAAGTTACAACGTTACAGATTGTGGATAGTCAATTCTTTATATCGTATTACACAGAGATTTATTGTCAATATTCGCGAAACAATGCACTGCTTTCCTACAAGTGTTTGCTGGCTTGTAAGACAAATGGCAGGACTTTTTAGTAAGAATGGAAATGTAGATCCAAAAGAAGTTCATGCTATGTGCACTGACcttgtatttacatattttatttgcccTGCTATAGTTAATCCCGAACCTTACGGTATCACTGATGCACCGATAAGTTATGTCGCGAGATTTAATCTCATACAAGTTggacaaattttacaaatgctTTCACTGCAGAAGTATCAAAGTATTGATAATAAGGTTATTgatctgtataaaaaattcgagaaaGATTCGGTGTCTTCCATAATAGACTCAATGTTGGACGGTGCGACAGAAGAATTGGAGGAGGAACCAACACTGATTGACAATAACAAACTTCAAGGCCTGTCACGATCCGCAGCATTATTTACGGAAAGTGAATTGAATTccttaattacatttttaaatacgattATCAATGATAACAATGCAGAAGCAATATCGCATAatacatttgataaaaaacaattagcaGAGATGCTGTCACAATTACCATCCggtttattgcataataataaattgagtaATGAATATATGGAAACGCCTAACAAACGAGGTGTTGCTACAGGAAaag gAAAGGGACGTGGTATAAGAATGACTACATTTTCACCGAATGTAACAACTGAAAATGTAGAGGAAACTAATGGCACTTCTACTCCTGAAGAGGAAATTTTGGATAAGAATTCCCAAGATGTACTAGTTATACCTTTTGGTCCAACAATTGGAGAATCTGTAGGACTACTCAGtgaacaaaaa gttTTATGCATGGAGCTCCAAAGTGGTATGGAGAATGGACCTGTGACCTTGAATCTCCCTGATGATGCATCTACTGAACATACTAGACAAGAGAGTAGTAATGGTGAACGCATCGAAACGCAAGAAAAGAGGACTCGATTTTCGCTATCACATGACGAAG tattgTTCGAAGGCTCGATTGGTAATACGTCCGATAACTTGGAAGCTGTATCAGAGGCTGCTTCCAATCACAGCGTCGCTTCTTCTCTAGAGTTAGAGACAGAAGATCAGAATGATAATCTCTCTGACATGGTGTCTGCTAATGTATCAGGGAGAGGAACTCCTAACATATCAG GTCGAGACACACCGTCGTCCCAAATTACTGAAGGAGATGATGGACGTGCTGTAGGTGAAGTGAGGCAATTGGATTTGCCGCCACCTAATATCCCAACTAAACAAAGTCGATCTGAAATTGAtgacaaattttgtaaatttgaaattaaaaagcttATTGAAG gaGATGAGACTGTTTCTATGGTATCCGATACTTGGTCTACAGATGTGTTGGCCTCAGATAGCGAAATAGTTGATCAAGATCGATTAGGTTTTCTTATCCCTCCTGAACAAGTGGTACCTGTTCTGCCTCCTGAGCCTACACCAACTATGTTAGACATTAGTGAAACCGCTTCTGAAGCCTGGAGCACAGACGTGTTGGCCAGTGATTCAGAAAGATTGACTGAAGTAGATACTGATGATACTGCTAGCGTTGCTag ATCTGACGATACAGCTAGATCCGAAATAGAAAGTCGCGCTGACTCTGAAGGAAACGAAGAAACGCTTCAATCCGCCACTCCGT gtCCAGAGACTTCaggcataaatttttcatcactTTCGGGAATTCGAGAATATCCTGACATAGGGACTTCAGTGGTAATTCAGCCATCACCGACAACGTCTCCGTTACCTTCATCATCTAACGTAACAGGTCGTGGTGGAACCAAGTCTGATTATCGACGTAGTACAATGgaatatgtagataaaaatgctaataatataaacaatacgGATTACGGTAAACCGTTACGGGAAGACAGGCTGGTCCATTTGATAGATAAACTTCACATTGATAATGGTAAGCAAGTCGAACGTCAGACAACCGCGCACAATCACATCGCTGCAGCCGCAGTCGCACCGGCATTGCTGTTAGCTAATCATATTTCTGCGCCTGTTTTGCCAGAAAAGTCCCAGAACGGCGACGTGAAAACAGAG GAGTTGGACAGCTGTATGGCGTCAGTCGGAGATACCGTAGGCCGATTGAGCACGGCTAGTTTAACATCTAGTAGCAGTTCCGGATCGGAATCGCGTATCAAGAGTAACATTTCAGCATCGGATTTACCGTTACCAACGCCAACAATTAATGGCAATTGTGACGTGATAGACGGCTCGAGTCCCAACTTTTCCAAACCAAATGCATCAACGGGAGCGATTCCAAAGAGCATAAGTTTTGACATGACTGCAGAGCGTGGGGACAAAGAACTGTTGGATGACGATCAGAAGAACAAGCGTGGCTTCTTTGGTAAATTGAAGTTGTCACTAAGAAATCGTAGGGGTAAAGCAATTCGCGGAACAGACGAAAGATGCTACGATCGAGAAGCTGCTGGTGATGGTGTCGATATATGCAGACATAGAATACGCAGGATTATGTCGGAGGATGTGACATCATCCAATGTCACGG ataCTATCGATGACATATTAGCAAAGTACAGGAGAAAACCAAGTGCGACTAGTGACACGGCCTCGGTTGAGAGCAACCAATCTCGCACAAAAGAGGTAGAAGACGAAAGGCTTTCAATCGATCCAAATAATGTAGAATTGTCTTATGCTTTTGCGGAtgctaaaagaaaattacgtaTGGTACTTAGTACCGCTGACCTACAACACATTCCATGGAATACTTCTGag AGACACTGTTGGTCACAGAAAGAAAACGATTTGGTTGCGTTTTTGCAACTACAATTAGCAGAAGCTATAAATTTGCAGGATAGAGCATTAATAGCTCATCTTCATGAGACTTTACGTTGCGTGCGTCTGTTTAATGATGATGGATGTAGAAAACTCTTTAAATCGCTTCGAGAGGATTATCAAAAACGATCCCCTTATATCGCTTATTTAATTAGATGTCGTCAAGGATTGCTGTCGACGTTAGCTCACCTAGATAG ATTATGCGTGCGAGTTAAATGCGACCGGGATGCTATCAATAATCATCTTGTATCCGTTTGTGTGAGGGTATTTTTGGAGAAGAGAGAGGCTTTTCTTTTGCGTTTTTGCGACGAATTTAAAAAGCTTACTTTAGCTGACGAGAAACAAGATCTTGTAGATAATTTTCTAGGAAAAGTCCATGCCGAAATGGACAACGATCCAATCTGGCAAT CGGCGAGCGCTAATCAGTTGGAGCTGGCAAGAGTCGTGGTGGAAAGAACCGTCATGGCACGAGTGTATCATAATGCGCTTTATCCAAACGGAGACGGAGATGTATATAGGGATCAGCTTCTTCACgatcacattaaaaaattggcGAAGGTTGTAAGTCCAAATCACAAGGACCTACGCATTCCAAAGGTTTACCATTATGAATGCCCCTGGCCATGGGCGCAGGCTGAATTAGCTGTGATATCGGCGTATAAGACTCCTAGGGATAAGCTTCAGTGTGTATTTCGTTGCGCGACTACCATCATGAATCTTCTCTCTATGGCGTCAGAAAGAGGAATACCTGCTGCCGATGACTTGATTCCAGTTCTAGTTTATGTCATAATCAAg actAATCCTCCATCATTGCTGTCGACTGTCCAATACGTGGATAGCTTCTATGGGAACCGATTGGAGGGCGAAGAACAATATTGGTGGACGCAATTCTGCTCCGCAATCGAGTTTATTAAGACGATGGATTAA